From a single Stomoxys calcitrans chromosome 4, idStoCalc2.1, whole genome shotgun sequence genomic region:
- the LOC106084291 gene encoding glucose dehydrogenase [FAD, quinone], translating into MFEPRFVLATLALIALSLSASMAQDRNVILETLDFLRRGQEDVELENYDNLIQMEGEYDFIVVGAGTAGCTLAARLSENPKWKVLLLEAGGPERLIMDVPIVAHFLQLGEMNWKYRTQPSDKACLAMNNNRCNWPRGKVMGGSSVLNYMMYTRGNRRDYDRWEQLGNEGWGFDDVLPYFKKYEGSSVPDADPDMVGRTGPVKISYVNWRSDIATAFVEAAQQDGLKYRDYNGHIQTGVAYLHTTTRNSTRWSSNRSYLYPLKGKRTNLHVKKNALVTKILIDPDTKTAYGVLVNTDGHEHKILARREVVVSAGAINTPQLLMLSGVGPAKHLKEFGIKPLVDLAVGFNLQDHTAPAVTFTTNATSLHFEDFAQPNWLNRFNRQEGPYGSPGGCEAIAFWDLDHPNEEDGWPDIELFLVGGSMTSNPAISRGFGLKKNIYDNMFAEIEERNLNAFMIFPMILRPKSRGRIMLKSTDPFKYPLIYSNYFTHPYDVDISVRGLLKAISLMNQEGFKKINAKMWDRRVPACMKNNEFASYGYWECYVRHFTFTIYHYSGTTKMGPKSDRAAVVDPRLRVYGIKNLRVADASIMPEIMSGHPNGPVFMIAEKAADMIKQDHGFKQ; encoded by the coding sequence ATGTTTGAACCTCGTTTTGTGTTGGCCACCTTGGCCTTAATCGCGCTTTCCCTGTCTGCCTCGATGGCCCAAGATCGCAATGTGATTTTGGAAACTTTGGATTTTCTGCGGCGCGGCCAAGAGGATGTGGAGCTGGAAAACTACGATAATCTGATACAAATGGAAGGCGAATACGATTTTATTGTGGTGGGCGCTGGCACTGCTGGCTGCACTTTGGCTGCCCGTCTCTCTGAGAATCCCAAATGGAAGGTCTTGCTCTTGGAGGCTGGTGGGCCGGAACGCCTCATCATGGATGTGCCCATTGTGGCCCATTTCCTGCAATTGGGTGAAATGAATTGGAAATATCGCACTCAGCCCTCGGACAAGGCCTGTCTGGCCATGAACAACAATCGCTGCAATTGGCCCAGAGGCAAAGTCATGGGTGGCTCCTCGGTACTCAACTACATGATGTACACACGAGGCAATCGCCGCGATTACGACCGCTGGGAGCAGCTGGGCAATGAGGGTTGGGGCTTCGATGATGTCTTGCCCTATTTCAAGAAATACGAAGGCTCCAGTGTGCCCGATGCCGATCCCGATATGGTGGGCCGCACAGGTCCTGTCAAGATTTCCTATGTCAATTGGCGTTCTGACATTGCCACCGCCTTTGTGGAGGCTGCCCAGCAagatggcttgaaataccgCGACTACAATGGCCATATACAAACTGGAGTGGCCTATTTGCACACCACCACCCGCAATTCCACCCGTTGGAGCTCCAACCGCTCCTACTTGTACCCCTTGAAGGGAAAACGCACCAATTTGCATGTCAAGAAAAATGCCTTGGTCACCAAGATTTTGATTGATCCCGACACCAAGACAGCCTATGGCGTTTTGGTCAACACCGATGGCCACGAACACAAAATCCTTGCTCGCCGTGAGGTTGTGGTAAGCGCTGGTGCCATTAACACCCCCCAATTGCTAATGTTGTCCGGTGTGGGTCCCGCCAAACATCTGAAGGAATTCGGCATAAAACCCTTGGTGGACTTGGCGGTGGGCTTCAATTTGCAGGATCACACTGCCCCGGCGGTGACCTTTACCACCAATGCCACTTCGTTGCATTTCGAAGATTTTGCCCAACCCAATTGGCTCAACAGATTCAATCGCCAAGAGGGACCCTATGGCTCTCCTGGAGGCTGCGAGGCCATTGCCTTCTGGGATTTGGATCATCCCAATGAGGAAGATGGCTGGCCCGATATTGAGCTGTTCCTGGTGGGTGGTTCCATGACCTCAAATCCTGCTATATCTCGTGGTTTTGGCCTCAAGAAGAATATCTATGACAATATGTTTGCCGAAATAGAGGAACGCAATCTGAATGCCTTCATGATATTCCCCATGATACTCAGGCCCAAGAGTCGTGGCCGTATTATGCTCAAATCCACCGATCCCTTCAAATACCCACTCATCTACTCCAACTATTTTACCCATCCCTATGATGTGGACATCTCGGTGCGGGGCCTATTGAAGGCCATTAGTCTCATGAACCAGGAGGGCTTTAAGAAAATCAATGCCAAAATGTGGGATCGCCGCGTGCCTGCCTGCATGAAGAACAACGAGTTTGCCTCCTATGGCTATTGGGAGTGTTATGTGCGTCACTTCACCTTTACCATTTATCACTACTCGGGCACCACCAAAATGGGTCCCAAGTCGGATAGAGCCGCTGTGGTGGATCCCCGCCTTAGGGTGTATGGCATTAAGAATTTGCGTGTAGCCGATGCCAGTATAATGCCAGAAATTATGTCTGGCCATCCCAATGGACCCGTATTCATGATTGCCGAGAAAGCTGCCGATATGATAAAACAGGATCATGGTTTCAAGCAGTAG
- the LOC106084273 gene encoding glucose dehydrogenase [FAD, quinone]-like: MNCCAFLPFIYAICWLASSTQGQRSQTSILEFFFEFLQDGQRQANLENQDNQVSLLEEYDFIVVGAGTAGCALAARLSENPNWNVLLLEAGGPELLIMDIPMAAHMLQLSQDINWNYRTQPAKSFCLGLDNNRCNFPRGKVMGGSSVLNFMMYTRGNHRDYDQWAALGNEGWNFEQVLPYFRKLEDSLVPDAESQFVGRQGPVKISYIQRHSAIAEAFVRAGQEDGLAQCDYNGKQQKCVSFLQTTTDQVLRWSSNRAYLYPLKGQRPNLHIKKNALVTKILLDPRTKSAYGVLYESKNQTFNVRARKEVISSAGAINTPQLLMLSGVGPAKHLKKLHITPLVDLAVGHNLQDHIAPVLTILTNATSIKLEALLDGAEMLKLSSKDSLLSLAGGVEALAFYDFDNSTNGDGWPEVELFLVAGGLDTIPAVVKGFGIKQDIFQALYKDIVRNNAYVFLIFPMILKPRSRGRIILKNKNAKEYPLIFPNYFSDPHDLDMSVKGLQKTIDFLKLPAMRKINARLLAHQIPQCREYGEVTSRPYLECYARHLTLTICHQVGTAKMGPISDREAVVDARLRVYGVKNLRVVDASVMPNIVAGHPNGPVFMIAEKAADMIKQDYGFI; the protein is encoded by the coding sequence ATGAATTGTTGTGCCTTTCTGCCTTTCATCTATGCCATATGTTGGCTGGCATCATCGACTCAAGGTCAGAGAAGTCAAACCAGCATCTTagaattcttcttcgaatttctgCAAGATGGCCAAAGGCAGGCTAATTTGGAAAACCAAGACAATCAGGTGTCACTGCTCGAGGAGTATGACTTCATTGTGGTGGGAGCTGGCACAGCTGGCTGTGCTTTGGCTGCCCGGCTATCGGAAAATCCCAATTGGAACGTTTTGTTACTCGAAGCTGGAGGTCCTGAACTTTTGATTATGGATATACCCATGGCTGCGCATATGCTGCAATTAAGCCAAGACATTAATTGGAATTATCGCACCCAGCCTGCAAAAAGTTTTTGCCTGGGCTTGGACAATAATCGCTGCAATTTTCCCCGAGGCAAGGTTATGGGCGGATCTTCGGTGCTTAATTTTATGATGTATACTCGCGGAAATCATAGAGACTATGATCAATGGGCTGCCTTGGGCAATGAAGGCTGGAATTTCGAGCAGGTTTTGCCCTATTTTAGAAAATTGGAAGATTCCCTAGTGCCAGATGCCGAAAGTCAATTTGTGGGTCGTCAAGGACCTGTCAAGATATCATACATCCAAAGGCATTCGGCCATAGCAGAGGCCTTTGTGAGGGCGGGTCAAGAAGATGGTTTAGCCCAATGTGATTACAATGGCAAACAGCAGAAATGTGTGTCCTTTTTACAAACCACCACAGATCAGGTGTTGCGTTGGAGCTCCAATCGTGCCTATCTTTATCCCCTCAAAGGTCAACGACCCAATCTTCATATAAAGAAAAATGCCTTGGTCACCAAGATTTTGTTGGATCCCAGAACCAAATCGGCCTATGGCGTTTTATATGAgtcaaaaaatcaaacttttaatGTAAGAGCCCGTAAGGAAGTAATCTCCTCGGCTGGTGCCATAAACACTCCCCAATTGTTGATGCTTTCGGGAGTGGGACCTGCCAAGCACCTAAAGAAATTGCACATAACGCCTTTGGTGGATTTGGCGGTGGGTCATAATCTGCAAGACCACATAGCCCCGGTTCTTACCATTTTGACCAATGCCACCTCCATCAAACTTGAGGCTTTATTGGACGGCGCAGAAATGCTTAAGTTATCCTCAAAGGATAGCTTGCTCTCCTTGGCTGGAGGTGTGGAGGCTTTAGCCTTTTACGATTTCGATAATTCCACAAATGGTGATGGCTGGCCTGAAGTAGAGCTTTTTCTAGTCGCTGGAGGTTTAGATACCATTCCTGCCGTGGTAAAAGGATTTGGCATTAAGCAAGACATTTTTCAAGCTCTATATAAAGACATTGTCAGAAACAATGCCTATGTCTTTTTAATATTTCCCATGATTTTAAAGCCACGAAGCCGAGGACGCATTATTCTCAAGAATAAGAATGCCAAGGAGTATCCCTTGATTTTCCCCAACTACTTTAGTGATCCCCATGATTTGGATATGAGTGTAAAGGGTTTGCAGAAAACCATAGACTTTTTAAAGCTACCAGCAATGCGTAAAATCAATGCTCGTCTATTGGCGCATCAAATACCTCAGTGTCGGGAATATGGTGAAGTAACCTCGCGACCTTATTTGGAGTGCTATGCTCGCCATCTGACTCTTACCATCTGCCATCAAGTGGGTACAGCCAAGATGGGTCCCATTTCGGATAGAGAAGCTGTAGTGGATGCTCGCCTACGAGTTTATGGTGTGAAAAATTTACGTGTGGTGGATGCCAGTGTTATGCCAAATATTGTGGCGGGCCATCCCAATGGGCCTGTATTTATGATTGCCGAAAAGGCTGCGGATATGATTAAACAAGATTATGGTTTTATTtag
- the LOC106084278 gene encoding glucose dehydrogenase [FAD, quinone], with translation MPWGLMVLLFACYCYQVQCQQSNILDFMLNFMAQGQADEDMEMSDNRGGPLLKEYDFIIVGAGTAGCVMAARLSENPNWKVLLLEAGGPELRVMDIPIFAHFLQMNHDINWAYRTQPSDKFCLGLKDRRCNFPRGKVMGGSSVLNYMMYTRGNRRDYDTWAAMGNKGWSFKEVLPYFQKYEGSMVPDAESEFVGRDGPVKISYAKRRTAIADAFVEAGPQDGIPNCDYNGKKQVCFSYLQATTNQQIRWSSNRAYLYPLKGKRPNLHIRKYAFVTKILINPQTLTAYGVTFESQGQSFEVRARLEVISSAGAINTPQLLMLSGVGPAKHLREVGITPLVDLAVGYNLQDHLAPALSFHTNATSLKLEQMFDVKEVVSLSTHNSFLSLPGGVEGIAFYDLDHPTDADGWPDIEIFMGTGGFDTNPALVPAFGIRQDIFNFLYDDIMRKNSNAFLLFPMILQPRSKGRIMLKSKDPKKYPLIYPNYFDDPYDLDIVVRGLQKCIELTKYPAMRKINARVLERPIPQCRKYGDVRSREYLECYARHFTFTIYHQSGTAKMGPKTDREAVLDARLRVYGIKNLRVVDASIMPKIVAGHPNGPVFMIAEKAADMIKQDHGYI, from the coding sequence ATGCCATGGGGCCTAATGGTTTTATTGTTCGCTTGTTATTGCTACCAAGTTCAGTGCCAACAGAGCAATATTTTGGATTTTATGCTGAATTTTATGGCTCAAGGTCAAGCAGATGAGGATATGGAGATGAGTGACAATCGTGGCGGGCCATTGCTAAAGGAATACGATTTTATTATTGTGGGCGCTGGTACGGCTGGCTGTGTCATGGCTGCCCGTCTATCGGAAAATCCCAATTGGAAGGTTTTGCTGCTCGAAGCGGGAGGCCCAGAGCTTAGGGTTATGGATATACCCATATTTGCGCATTTCCTGCAAATGAATCATGACATCAATTGGGCCTATCGCACTCAGCCCTCGGATAAGTTTTGCCTTGGCCTCAAGGATAGACGTTGTAATTTTCCCCGTGGCAAGGTTATGGGCGGCTCTTCGGTTTTGAATTACATGATGTATACCAGAGGTAATCGTCGTGACTATGACACCTGGGCAGCCATGGGCAACAAGGGCTGGAGTTTCAAGGAGGTCTtgccatattttcaaaaatacgaAGGTTCCATGGTTCCTGATGCTGAAAGTGAATTTGTGGGACGTGATGGTCCCGTCAAGATATCCTATGCTAAACGCCGCACCGCCATAGCAGATGCCTTTGTTGAGGCAGGACCCCAGGATGGCATACCCAATTGTGACTACAACGGCAAGAAGCAGGTTTGCTTTTCCTATTTACAGGCCACCACAAATCAACAAATTCGCTGGAGTTCCAATCGGGCCTATCTGTATCCTCTGAAGGGGAAAAGGCCAAATTTACACATACGCAAATATGCCTTTGTTACCAAAATTCTCATCAATCCACAGACGTTGACAGCCTATGGAGTAACTTTCGAGTCCCAAGGGCAATCTTTTGAAGTGCGAGCCCGCTTGGAGGTAATTTCTTCGGCAGGCGCTATTAACACTCCACAACTGTTAATGCTGTCTGGCGTGGGACCTGCCAAACATTTGCGTGAGGTGGGCATCACACCTTTGGTGGACTTGGCGGTGGGCTACAACCTGCAGGATCATCTGGCCCCGGCCCTTAGTTTTCATACCAATGCCACCAGCCTTAAACTGGAGCAAATGTTCGATGTCAAGGAAGTTGTCAGCTTGTCTACACACAATAGCTTCCTATCGCTGCCTGGTGGAGTGGAGGGCATAGCATTTTATGATCTAGACCATCCTACAGATGCTGATGGCTGGCCTgacattgaaatatttatggGCACTGGTGGTTTCGACACTAACCCTGCTCTTGTCCCCGCTTTTGGCATTAGGCAGGATATCTTCAATTTTCTCTACGATGACATAATGCGTAAGAATTCGAATGCCTTTCTACTCTTTCCCATGATTTTGCAGCCTCGCAGCAAGGGACGCATAATGCTgaaaagcaaagatcctaaaaaATATCCTCTCATATATCCCAATTATTTTGATGATCCCTATGATTTGGACATAGTGGTAAGGGGACTGCAGAAATGCATAGAACTCACCAAGTATCCAGCAATGCGGAAAATCAATGCCCGCGTCTTGGAACGACCCATACCACAATGCCGCAAATATGGTGATGTTCGTTCACGTGAATATTTGGAATGTTATGCTCGTCATTTTACCTTTACCATCTATCATCAGTCGGGTACAGCAAAAATGGGTCCCAAAACAGATCGGGAGGCTGTGTTGGATGCCCGCCTACGAGTGTATGGCATCAAAAATTTGCGTGTAGTCGATGCCAGCATAATGCCAAAGATTGTAGCAGGCCATCCCAATGGTCCCGTATTTATGATTGCCGAAAAGGCAGCAGATATGATTAAGCAGGACCATGGCTATATTTAA
- the LOC106084279 gene encoding glucose dehydrogenase [FAD, quinone], which produces MWQWQFWATLFWFSVMQPSQRTRAQETGFIPYVFTLINEYQSQARLEAMDNNAQILREYDFIIVGAGTAGCTLAARLSENPKWKVLLLEAGGPESLGMDVPIQAIALQLNPNINWAYRTQPSKNYCLGLEKNRCNFPRGKVMGGSSTINYMVYTRGNRRDYDQWAAMGNEGWSFDDVLPYFKKFEGSLVPDADAEFVGRNGPLKVSYIKAHHKTAKHFVEAAKQSGSQQCDYNGRHQTCVSYVQSTTNGIIRWSSNRAYLYPIKGKRPNLHILKNALVTKILIDPETKAAYGVTFETRHQTYQVQARLEVISAAGAINTPQLLMLSGVGPAKHLREVRIKPLADLAVGFNLHDHIAPPLSFVTNASSLKIEDLLDAEEILKTQTGDSILSIIGGLEALSFYDSHHPQSVEAGWPDYELFMVAGGLHGNPPIVPAFGIRNEVYQSLYKDVLNNNDEVFMIFAMPLRPRSRGRILLRNNNPHTHPLIYPNYLADPADVATMVRALQKTIEMTKQPAMRQVGATLLQRQIPQCRQYGDVTSPGYLECYARHLSLTIYHQSGTAKMGPKTDKTAVVDARLRVYGIKNLRVVDSSIMPSIISGHTNGPVFMIAEKAADMIKRDQGYL; this is translated from the coding sequence ATGTGGCAATGGCAATTCTGGGCAACACTCTTTTGGTTCTCTGTGATGCAGCCAAGCCAGCGAACTCGAGCCCAGGAGACCGGTTTTATACCCTATGTGTTCACTCTGATTAATGAGTACCAGAGCCAGGCACGACTGGAGGCCATGGACAATAATGCTCAGATATTGCGAGAGTACGACTTTATTATTGTGGGGGCTGGCACCGCCGGCTGTACATTGGCCGCCCGCCTTAGTGAAAATCCCAAATGGAAGGTTTTGCTGCTCGAAGCTGGCGGACCTGAAAGTCTGGGCATGGATGTGCCAATCCAAGCCATTGCCCTGCAATTGAACCCCAATATTAATTGGGCTTATCGTACACAGCCTTCGAAAAACTACTGTTTAGGCTTGGAAAAGAATCGTTGCAACTTTCCGCGAGGCAAAGTGATGGGTGGCTCTTCGACCATCAACTATATGGTCTATACGCGAGGCAATCGTCGCGACTATGACCAATGGGCCGCCATGGGCAATGAGGGTTGGAGTTTCGATGATGTTTTgccatatttcaaaaaatttgaaggTTCTTTGGTGCCGGATGCCGATGCCGAGTTTGTTGGTCGCAATGGTCCGCTTAAAGTGTCCTACATCAAAGCGCACCACAAAACAGCGAAACATTTTGTGGAGGCTGCCAAGCAAAGTGGTTCACAGCAATGTGACTACAATGGTCGCCATCAGACTTGTGTGTCATATGTGCAATCGACAACAAATGGAATAATTCGTTGGAGTTCGAATCGAGCCTACCTTTATCCCATTAAGGGCAAAAGACCCAATCTTCACATACTTAAAAATGCCCTGGTAACCAAGATCCTAATAGATCCAGAGACCAAAGCAGCTTACGGTGTTACCTTTGAAACACGGCATCAGACCTACCAGGTGCAGGCGCGCCTTGAGGTTATTTCTGCCGCTGGAGCCATCAACACGCCTCAGCTCTTAATGTTATCGGGCGTGGGCCCAGCCAAACATTTGCGCGAAGTTCGCATCAAACCCTTAGCAGATCTGGCTGTGGGCTTCAATTTGCACGACCACATAGCTCCCCCTTTGAGCTTTGTCACCAACGCAAGTTCCCTGAAAATTGAAGATTTACTAGATGCCGAAGAAATTCTCAAAACACAAACCGGTGACAGCATTTTATCGATCATCGGTGGCTTAGAGGCTCTATCattttacgattcgcatcatcccCAGAGTGTTGAGGCCGGATGGCCGGATTATGAACTGTTTATGGTAGCAGGAGGCTTGCATGGCAACCCCCCCATAGTGCCAGCATTTGGCATAAGAAATGAAGTTTACCAAAGTCTATACAAAGACGTGTTGAATAACAATGATGAGGTTTTCATGATATTTGCCATGCCGCTAAGGCCGCGCAGCAGGGGACGCATTTTGCTGCGAAACAACAATCCTCATACACATCCTCTCATCTATCCAAACTATCTGGCAGATCCTGCTGATGTTGCCACCATGGTGCGAGCCCTACAAAAGACCATAGAAATGACGAAACAACCGGCAATGCGTCAAGTAGGCGCCACACTTTTACAAAGACAAATACCCCAGTGCCGGCAATATGGCGATGTCACCTCACCCGGCTATTTGGAATGTTATGCCAGACACCTCAGTTTGACCATCTATCATCAATCGGGTACAGCAAAAATGGGTCCCAAAACGGATAAAACAGCAGTGGTTGATGCCCGCCTTAGAgtatatggcattaaaaatttaCGTGTAGTGGATAGCAGCATTATGCCAAGCATTATTTCGGGTCATACCAATGGACCGGTATTTATGATAGCCGAAAAGGCTGCCGATATGATCAAAAGGGATCAAGGATATTTgtag
- the LOC106084293 gene encoding glucose dehydrogenase [FAD, quinone] gives MKAQTSFVPYLFTFLGQVKSHAQLEALDEGVQLLKEYDFIIVGAGTAGCTLAARLSENPKWKVLLLEAGGPETLFLDIPLAAIEFQLYSKLNWAYRAQSSKSFCLGLEKNRCNFPRGKVMGGSSALNYMVYMRGNRRDYGQWAQMGNEGWSYEEILPYFQKAEGSMVPDADNQVVGRKGPVKITYPKVHFELAEQFLEAVQQYGLPRCDYNGLKQNCVSYVQATTDEVFRWSANRAYLYPIKGKRPNLHIVKHALVTKILIDANNRTAYGVTFERRGQSFEVRARLEVISAAGAINTPQLLMLSGVGPAKHLREVGIKPLADLAVGFNLQDHIASPLTFTANISTLRLDDLLDAEEFLKLQTHNSKISILGGLEALSLHAWDDAQKADSWPEFELFLVSTGLHIDPAAVPAFGIRNEIVQTLYKDILENDLNAFMIFAMPLRPRSRGRILLRNNNPHIHPLIYPNYLADPADVATVVRALQKVIEIAKQPAMRQVGATLLQRKIPQCSQYGKVTSPAYLECYARHLTLTIYHQSGTAKMGPKSDKTAVVDARLRVHGIKNLRVVDASIMPTIVSGHTNGPVFMIAEKAADMIKQDHGYL, from the coding sequence ATGAAAGCACAGACGAGTTTTGTACCCTATTTGTTCAcgtttttgggccaagttaAGAGCCATGCACAATTGGAAGCCTTGGATGAAGGGGTGCAACTCTTGAAGGAGTATGACTTCATTATTGTGGGCGCAGGTACGGCGGGCTGCACTTTGGCAGCCCGCCTTAGTGAGAACCCTAAATGGAAGGTTTTGCTGCTCGAGGCTGGTGGACCTGAGACTCTGTTTTTGGATATTCCCCTAGCGGCCATTGAATTTCAATTGTACTCTAAGCTCAACTGGGCATACCGTGCACAGTCTTCGAAGAGCTTTTGTCTGGGCTTGGAAAAAAATCGTTGCAATTTTCCACGCGGCAAGGTGATGGGTGGATCTTCGGCCCTTAACTACATGGTGTATATGCGAGGTAATCGTCGTGACTATGGCCAATGGGCCCAAATGGGCAATGAGGGCTGGAGCTATGAAGAGATTTTGCCCTACTTCCAGAAAGCTGAGGGCTCCATGGTGCCAGATGCTGACAACCAAGTGGTGGGACGCAAGGGACCTGTTAAAATCACCTATCCCAAGGTGCACTTTGAATTGGCTGAACAATTTTTGGAGGCGGTACAGCAGTATGGTTTACCCCGCTGCGACTATAATGGACTCAAACAGAACTGCGTATCCTATGTGCAGGCCACCACAGATGAAGTATTTCGTTGGAGTGCAAATCGAGCCTATCTCTATCCCATCAAAGGCAAAAGACCTAATTTGCATATAGTAAAGCATGCACTTGTTACCAAGATACTGATAGACGCCAACAACAGAACAGCCTATGGTGTTACGTTTGAGAGGCGAGGTCAGTCCTTTGAGGTTCGGGCACGTCTGGAGGTGATCTCAGCTGCGGGAGCCATCAATACGCCTCAGCTGCTAATGCTATCTGGGGTGGGTCCTGCCAAACATTTACGCGAAGTTGGCATCAAACCCTTAGCAGATCTGGCTGTGGGTTTCAATTTGCAGGACCACATAGCCTCCCCTttgaccttcactgccaataTCAGCACCTTGAGACTTGATGATTTATTAGATGCCGAAGAATTTCTCAAGTTACAAACCCACAACAGCAAGATTTCGATATTAGGCGGTCTAGAGGCCTTATCCCTGCACGCATGGGATGATGCCCAGAAAGCCGATAGCTGGCCAGAATTTGAACTGTTTCTGGTCTCCACTGGATTGCATATCGACCCAGCCGCAGTGCCAGCATTTGGCATAAGAAACGAAATTGTTCAAACCCTGTACAAGGACATCTTGGAAAATGATTTGAATGCTTTCATGATATTTGCCATGCCACTAAGGCCACGCAGCAGGGGACGCATTTTGCTGCGAAACAACAATCCTCACATACATCCTCTCATCTATCCCAACTATTTGGCAGATCCCGCAGATGTTGCCACGGTGGTGCGAGCCCTACAAAAAGTCATAGAAATTGCAAAACAGCCGGCAATGCGTCAAGTAGGAGCTACACTTTTGCAACGCAAAATACCCCAATGTAGCCAATATGGCAAAGTCACCTCACCAGCCTATTTGGAATGTTATGCCAGACACCTGACTTTGACCATCTATCATCAATCGGGTACAGCGAAAATGggtcccaaatcggataaaacagcAGTGGTTGATGCTCGCCTTAGAGTTCATGGCATTAAAAATCTACGTGTAGTGGATGCCAGCATTATGCCAACCATTGTTTCGGGTCATACCAATGGACCGGTCTTTATGATAGCCGAAAAAGCAGCAGATATGATAAAACAAGACCATGGATATTTATAG